The nucleotide sequence GCCGGCGGGCGCTCCGCGTTCGGCCATGACCGTCGCCACGGCCTCCCCTGGGTTCGCGTAGGGCCACAGCCCCGCGACGAGGATGAAGACGCTCTTCGCGAAGTGCCCGGCCGCTTCGGCGTCGAGCGGGGCATGGGCGCGGACGAGACCGGCGAGCCGTTCGGTCCGCTCACCCGCCCGGGTCTTGAACGTCCGCGCGGTCTCCACGGAGATGTTGCGTTCGAGCACGGCGGCCATCGTGCTGATCAGCTCGCACAGCAGGCGCTGCCGCGAGATCGACGTCGCGATGACGGCCGCGACACGCTCGTACGCCGGCTTCGCGCCGTCAGGAACGCTTAGTTCGGCTTCGAGTTCGTCGAGCCACGCGACCCAGACCGAGTCGAGGACCTCCAGGAAGACCGCCTCGCGGCTGTCGAAGTACCGCAGCACGTTCGACTTCGCCAAGCCCACCCGATCGCTCAGTTCTCGCAGGCTGATCCGGGAGACGGGCCGTTCGGACAGGAGTTCGCGCGCCGCACCGAGGATCGCCGCGCGCCGGGCCTCGACCTGTTCCGGCCGCCGCGCGCGCTGGAAGTCGGGGGCCACGCGCCGCACGGTACCAGACCACCCGGCTGTTATTCGGTCTTCGCGGCCCTCCTGGCCTGCACCCGCTTGTAGCTCCAGATCAGCAACGCGAACAGGATGAGCCCGGACAGGATCAGGCTCGATCCGGTGCTCCAGCCCCCGAGCGGCAGCCCCGGCACGAGTCCCCACACGACCCCCGCGGCCAGCAGACCCAGCCCCGCCAGCACCGAACCCGCGATGCGCAGCGGCGACGAAACGCTGTCCTCGGCCGCCTTCATCGCCCTGTCGCGAATCGGATCGACGTACTTCTCCACGACGGGGAACTCCGAGGCCAGCACGAGCAGACCCGCGAGCACGAGCAGCAGGCCCGGCCCGGGCAGCACGAGGAGCGCGATGCCGACCAGCAGGAGAACGCCGCCCGCGATCAGGATCAAGACCTGTTTCACGGGTTTTCCGATGCCCACCGTCTTCTCCTCGCCGTCGCCTTTCCGTCGATTGTGCCGGTCGCGGCGGGAACGCGCTGGTCCGACACGTTCGGGTCATGGCCTTGTCGGTATCGGACGAGCCCGTTCGTCGGGGATGGTGAACAGGCTCAGACAGGAGGACCGATGCGCTACATGTTGCTGATCTGCGGAAGCCCGTACCCCGGCGCGGACGAGAGCGACGAACCACTGGACGAAAAGACGCAGGCGTGGGTCGACGAGATGACCGCTCGCGGGGTCCGGCTGTCCGGCAGCAGGCTCCGGTCGGCGGCCACCGCGACCACCGTCCGGCACCGCGACGGCGAACTGCTCGTCTCGGACGGGCCGTTCGCGGAGACGAAGGAACAGATCCTCGGCTACGACCTGATCGAGTGCGCCGATCTCGACGAGGCGATCGAGATCGTGTCGAAGCATCCGGTCGCGAAGTTCGCGACCATCGAGATCCGGCCGCTCTGGCCGACCCCCTGAAGCGCGTGAAGGCCCCCTTCCCTCGGCTGAGTCGAGGGAAGGGGGCCTTCACGCGCCTTTGCCGTGCCCGACCTGCGGAAGTGGTAGCAAAGGTCCCTTGCTCACTCCCCCGCGCGCAGCAGCTGCTCGAACGGCACGAACCCGCTGTCCGGAGCCGCGGCCGTTGCCTCAGCCGACAGCCGCGCGGCGAACTCCCGCCCCGCCCGCGAAGCCCGCGTGTCGAGGTCGCCCGGAGACGCCCAGTCCGACGAAGCCGCGTACACCGCCGTCGCGACAGGCTCGGCGCGAAGGTAGGCGAAGAGCGGGCGCAGCGCGAAGTCGAGCACCAGCGAGTGCCGTTCGGTTCCGCCGGTAGCGCCGATCAGCACCGGCTTCCCGTCGAGCGCCTTCCGGTCCAGCACGTCGAAGAAGGACTTGAACAGCCCGCTGTACGACGCGGTGAACACGGGCGTCACGGCGATCAGGCCGTCCGCGGAGGTCACCGTGTCGATGGCCGTCCGCAGGGCGGGCGAAGGGAATCCGGTCAGCATGTTCTTCGTGACGTCGACGGCCAGGTCCCGCAGTTCGATCACCTCGATCCGCACGTCCGGCAGCACCGAACGCGTGGCCGCGGCGAGTTTGTCCGCGAGCAGCCGCGTCGAGGAGGGCCGGCTCAAGCCCGCGGTCACCACTGCGATCGTCGTCATGCCGAAACCTCCAACCGGGAAGCGTGAGTAGGCGCTTCGGGCACGTGCGCCGGGCGAAGCGAGTCGAGTTCCTTGCGCAGCACCGGAATCACGTGCTCGCCCAGCAGGTCGAGCTGTTCCAGCACGGTCTTCAGCGGCAGCCCGGCGTGGTCCATCAGGAACAGCTGACGCTGGTAGTCGCCGAAGTGCTCGCGGAAGGTCAGCGTCTTGTCGATCACCTCTTGCGGGCTGCCGACGGTGAGCGGCGTCTGCTCGGTGAACTCCTCCAGCGACGGCCCGTGCCCGTACACCGGCGCGTTGTCGAAGTACGGCCGGAACTCCCGCACCGCGTCCTGCGACTTCGGCCGCAGGAACACCTGGCCGCCCAGTCCGACGATGGCCTGGTCCGCTTTGCCGTGCCCGTAGTGCTCGTAGCGCTCGCGGTAGAGGCCGATCAGCGCCTGGAAGTGCTCTTTCGGCCAGAAGATGTGGTTCGCGAAGAACCCGTCGCCGTAGTAGGCGGCCTGTTCGGCGATCTCCGGGCTGCGGATCGAACCGTGCCACACGAACGGCGGAACACCGTCGAGCGGCCGCGGAGTCGAGGTGAACTCCTGCAGCGGCGTCCGGAACTTGCCCGACCAGCTGACCACGTCCTCACGCCACAACCGGTGCAGCAGGTGGTAGTTCTCGATGGCCAGCGGAATGCCCTGGCGGATGTCCTGCCCGAACCACGGGTACACCGGGCCGGTGTTGCCCCGCCCCATCATCAGGTCGACGCGGCCGTCGGCGAGATGCTGCAGCATCGCGAAGTCCTCGGCGATCTTCACCGGGTCGTTCGTGGTGATCAGCGTGGTCGAGGTGGAAAGGATGATCTTCGACGTCTGCGCGGCGATGTAGCCGAGCATCGTCGTCGGCGACGAAGGCACGAAGGGCGGGTTGTGGTGCTCGCCGGTCGCGAAGACGTCGAGGCCGACTTCCTCGGCCTTGAGCGCGATGCGCACCATCGCCTTGATCCGCTCGTACTCGCTGGGCGCCTCCCCGGTGGTCGGGTCGGTCGTCACATCGCCCACCGTGAAGATTCCGAACTGCATGACCTGCTCCCTGGGCCGGGGTTACGTTGCTTGAGCGTTCAACCTCACGCGCGCAAGAAGTATTCCAGACCATCGGCGCGAGCTGAAAGGGTGACTTGATCGGCCCGGAAAGTGACCGCCCCCACACTCGAATCCATGTGGCTCACCTCCCTGCTTGTGACAACGTTGACATTCGCTCTCACGCCGGCCACCACCACTTCCGAACCCACCGTCGCGGCGACGATCTGCGCCAAGTACTGCGACAGCCGCGACCCCGCCTTGGCCGTCGATGAGAGAAGACCCGGCACGGCATCCGTCTGGGGCCGCGGCATCACACTGCATCTCTCCGACGGCGACAACATGGGCTGGGGCGGCATCACCGACGGCGACCCCGGCGACGAGGTCTGGCTCGACCGTTCCTTCGACGGCGGCCGCACCTGGGCGGGCGACAGCCGGATCGGCGACACCAGGATCCCGTCCGGCCACCGCGGCTGGCGGACCCTGATGTTCAACGCCGACGACCCCGCCACCCACCGCTTCGGCGCGCTGCGCGCCTGCGGGAAGGCGAGCAACCGGCCGGAAATCGCCTGCACGCCGTGGTTCCGCACGACGGTCGCCGCGAACGACCGCACCGAAGCCGCCGCCACCGCGCTCATGCAGTTCTACGACAACGGCACCGGGCTGTGGCAGACCACGGGCTGGTGGAATTCGGCGAACGCGCTCACCGCGATCCTCGACTACAGCACCAGAACCGGCTCGCGGAACTACCGCTACGCCATCGCCAACACCTTCGACCGCAACCGCGGCGACAACTTCACCAACGAATACATCGACGACACCGGCTGGTGGGCGCTCGCCTGGATCCGCGCCTACGACCTGACGAAGGACCGCCGCTATCTCGACACCGCCGTCATCGCGGCGAACTACATGTACTCCTACCGCGACGGGACCTGCGGCGGCGGGCTCTGGTGGTCGACGGCGAAGACGTACAAGAACGCCGTCACCAACGAGCTGTACGTGAAAGTCGCCGCGTCACTGCACAACCGGCTCCCCGGCGACACGCTCCAGCTCGCGCGGGCACGCGAGGTCTGGGGCTGGTTCCGCGCGAGCGGCATGATCAACGGGGCCGGCCTGGTCAACGACGGCCTGAACTCCTCCTGCGCCAACAACGGGCAGGCCGTCTGGAGTTACAACCAGGGCATCGTCCTCGGCGCGCTGGTCGAACTGAACCGCGCGACCGGCGACGCCACCCTGCTCACCACCGCCCGGCGACTCGCGGACGCCTCCACCACGACGTCGCTGCTTCACTCGAACGGGATCCTCCGAGACCCGTGCGAGTCCGGTGACTGCGGCGCCGACGGGCCGTCCTTCAAGGGCGCGTACGCCAGAGGGCTCGGCGAGCTGGACCGGGTGCTGGCCGGCAGGCCGTACCGGGCTTACCTGACGCGACAGGCGAACTCGACGATCGCGAACAACCGCACGTCGCTCGATCAGCACGGCCTGCGCTGGGCCGGACCGGTCGACAAGATCGACGCCGCCCGTCAGCACAGCGCGCTGGAAATTCTCACCGCAGCTCTCTGAGCACCGGATCCGGGACGTGCAGCCAGGCGCGGACCTCGGTCTCCTTCTCGTGCACGAGCACCTGCCGGTAGCTCATCGTGTCGAGACCGGGGCCGCCCTGGTCCTGGACGTCCTCGTGGAACCGGTCCGAGACGAGCGCCACCACGGGCGCGTCGTCCGGCGCCTCGGCCAGCGCGTCGCGCAGCACGCGTGAATCGAGCAGCCGGGCGAGCAGCACCTTCGGCCGTCCTGTCACGCCGTACTCGTCGAGGGCGATCTCACCGGCGTGGATCGCCACCCGCACGCGAATCCGCAGGCCGGGCTCGGTGACGACGTTGTACCTGGTGAGTTCCGCGGTCAGCCGGGAGACGAGCGGATACACCAGGCGGAACTTCGGGAAATGCGGCGGGACCACGACGATCATGCCGTCCCCGGTATCGCGCTTCAGGCAGGCGTCCCAGGCGATCCCGCTGGCCTCGAAGGCGTTGGCCAGCACACCGAAGAGCATGCGCCGGACCTGGACGAAGACCTCGCTGCTGCGCCCGACCTGGCCGAAGCCGGCGATGTCGATCGAGAACAGCCCGCAGTGCATGCCGGACTCGACCCACGCCGTCGGCGGCGGGTAGAGGATCCTCTTCCGCAGCAGGGCGAGGTGGACACAGGCCACGGTGACATACAGGATCGTGCCGAAAAACCAGAGAAAGCCGAAGGCGATCTCCGTGTTGTCCGCGTCGCCCGCCCGCGCGAGGGCATAGAACATCAGGCAGGACACCGCGGAGTAGGCCAGGATGTACGGCCACAAAGACGCCCGGCGCAGCCGTAGGGCGGCATGTATGAGCGGCAACGGCGCGAACACGCCGAGCGACCCGACGACCGCCACGAAATACCAGAGACTCACGACGCGTTGTGCGGTCGAGACGCGTGTGGGACCGGTTCCGACGGCCACCTTCTTCCCCCTGTCACCGTGTGACACCGGGAACGATAACGCCTCATCCAGGCCTGGAGGAAGTCGCTTTCCCCAGCCGTGACCCGGCCATCGGGACGGCGTGATCCGCCACACCCGGGGCTCGGGAGGACGAAGCTGTCGGAGGGGACGGATATCCTCCAGTACGGTGTCGCGTTGAACACCACCTCCACGAGCTAGTTCGCGAGCCATGACTCCAGGAGAAGTACCCAGTGACTGCTGAGACCCTGTACGGGGCCGACGACCTGACGCATCTCGAGGGTCTGGAAGCGGTCCGCAAGCGCCCCGGGATGTACATCGGCTCCACCGACAGCCGCGGCATCAACC is from Amycolatopsis lurida and encodes:
- a CDS encoding TetR/AcrR family transcriptional regulator, translated to MAPDFQRARRPEQVEARRAAILGAARELLSERPVSRISLRELSDRVGLAKSNVLRYFDSREAVFLEVLDSVWVAWLDELEAELSVPDGAKPAYERVAAVIATSISRQRLLCELISTMAAVLERNISVETARTFKTRAGERTERLAGLVRAHAPLDAEAAGHFAKSVFILVAGLWPYANPGEAVATVMAERGAPAGPAMFVDGLTEGLANQLVGLVVRAGQSPEW
- a CDS encoding PGPGW domain-containing protein, with translation MGIGKPVKQVLILIAGGVLLLVGIALLVLPGPGLLLVLAGLLVLASEFPVVEKYVDPIRDRAMKAAEDSVSSPLRIAGSVLAGLGLLAAGVVWGLVPGLPLGGWSTGSSLILSGLILFALLIWSYKRVQARRAAKTE
- a CDS encoding YciI family protein, with translation MRYMLLICGSPYPGADESDEPLDEKTQAWVDEMTARGVRLSGSRLRSAATATTVRHRDGELLVSDGPFAETKEQILGYDLIECADLDEAIEIVSKHPVAKFATIEIRPLWPTP
- a CDS encoding FMN reductase, whose amino-acid sequence is MTTIAVVTAGLSRPSSTRLLADKLAAATRSVLPDVRIEVIELRDLAVDVTKNMLTGFPSPALRTAIDTVTSADGLIAVTPVFTASYSGLFKSFFDVLDRKALDGKPVLIGATGGTERHSLVLDFALRPLFAYLRAEPVATAVYAASSDWASPGDLDTRASRAGREFAARLSAEATAAAPDSGFVPFEQLLRAGE
- a CDS encoding LLM class flavin-dependent oxidoreductase yields the protein MQFGIFTVGDVTTDPTTGEAPSEYERIKAMVRIALKAEEVGLDVFATGEHHNPPFVPSSPTTMLGYIAAQTSKIILSTSTTLITTNDPVKIAEDFAMLQHLADGRVDLMMGRGNTGPVYPWFGQDIRQGIPLAIENYHLLHRLWREDVVSWSGKFRTPLQEFTSTPRPLDGVPPFVWHGSIRSPEIAEQAAYYGDGFFANHIFWPKEHFQALIGLYRERYEHYGHGKADQAIVGLGGQVFLRPKSQDAVREFRPYFDNAPVYGHGPSLEEFTEQTPLTVGSPQEVIDKTLTFREHFGDYQRQLFLMDHAGLPLKTVLEQLDLLGEHVIPVLRKELDSLRPAHVPEAPTHASRLEVSA
- a CDS encoding glycoside hydrolase family 76 protein, with the translated sequence MWLTSLLVTTLTFALTPATTTSEPTVAATICAKYCDSRDPALAVDERRPGTASVWGRGITLHLSDGDNMGWGGITDGDPGDEVWLDRSFDGGRTWAGDSRIGDTRIPSGHRGWRTLMFNADDPATHRFGALRACGKASNRPEIACTPWFRTTVAANDRTEAAATALMQFYDNGTGLWQTTGWWNSANALTAILDYSTRTGSRNYRYAIANTFDRNRGDNFTNEYIDDTGWWALAWIRAYDLTKDRRYLDTAVIAANYMYSYRDGTCGGGLWWSTAKTYKNAVTNELYVKVAASLHNRLPGDTLQLARAREVWGWFRASGMINGAGLVNDGLNSSCANNGQAVWSYNQGIVLGALVELNRATGDATLLTTARRLADASTTTSLLHSNGILRDPCESGDCGADGPSFKGAYARGLGELDRVLAGRPYRAYLTRQANSTIANNRTSLDQHGLRWAGPVDKIDAARQHSALEILTAAL